The Pirellulales bacterium genome contains the following window.
CAATCAACAAGATCGGGTGCGAGAATTGAACCGCATGATTGCCGAGCTTAAAATGATCCGCATGTTGCAAACCAGGGTCACTCGCGAGACCAAGCAGACCGACGATCAACGGACCGCCGAACTGGATCATCTGTCGACTGAGCTGCAGCAACGCATCCAAGCCCTCCACGATCGGCAGCAAGACGTGTACGACGTGACCGATAAACTGAATACCCAACGCGGCAACGAAGTGCAACAGTAGCGAGTTTTGAATTTCATTCACGGGAGAATATGCCATGCACCGCTGGACCATAAAATTGCTCGGATGCGTTTGCGGTGTTGTGTTTGGCTTTCTGTTGTTTGGCATTGCCAGTGCCCAGGCCGCGGACGAAGAGCAACCCTCGGCCGATCCACTGGGCGACATTTCACAAGATATGAAAGTGGCCACGCATTGGTTGGCCAAATCGTCGACGGATGCCCTTACTCAAGAGACCCAGCAGGACGCGGTGCATAAGCTTGATGTCTTGATCGCGGCACTGGAAAAACAACGCCAACAAATGGGCAACGGCCCCGCCAGCATGAATCCGATGCGGCCGATGCAAGATTCGCGGGTTAAAGCCGGGCCCGGCGGCATGGGCAAATTGCACGACCCCAACGACGAGGGAAAACACTGGGCCGATTTGCCTGCGCACGAACGGGAACGAATTTTGCAATCGATGACCGATGGCTTTCCGGCCCATTATCAAGGCGTGCTGGAGCAATATTTCAAACGTTTGGCCGAAGAACAACCATTGAAAGCTGAAGAACAGGCGGCGCCCGCCGCCGATCATGCCCCATCCGCCGCGGCCCCAACGACCGGTGCAAATTCCGCCACGGGCGCCCCCACGCCGGCCACAGATTCCACTCCAGCGCCTGACACGTCAAAATGATTCAACCGATTCTCAAGCGAATGCTGTTGTGGATGGCTTTAGCCCTGTTGGCAAGCGCCGCGGCCACAACAGGCTTGTTCGCCGCAGACACTGGCGCCGATAAATCTGCTGATAAAAGCGGCGACAAGGGGGCTGAAATGCCTGCCCAGCCGCAACCGTCGGAAGCGCGGCAAGTCATCGTGCTGACGGCCGACGACAAAGAAATTAAAGGGGCACTGCTCGATGTGGTCGAGGGCGCGCTGAAAGTCGATTCTCAGCCGCCACAATCTATCGATTTGTTAGATTTGCAAAAACTGACATTCGGCGTTGCCGCGGGCCTGTCGACCAAATGGATCGGTCAAGATCAGCACGATTTTGTGCAAGTCGGCAGTCCGCTGTCGGGCAACGGCATTCAAGATGTTCACGTGCGTTTGTTGGGCTTGCCGGCCCAAAAACAAGTTCAACAAATTCGTTTGGTGTTGCGGTCGCCGCCGCACGTGTGGCTGATGGAACCGGCCGATTCGCCCAGTTGGCGGCTGCTCCTCCAACGCACTCCCCAATCTTCTTCGGCGGACGTGTATTTTGAACCACCCGCTGTCGATTTGTACGATCACGAACTGCAATTCATTCTCACCTATTCCGACAATTCCACCGACAAGCTCAGCGTAAAGGCTGACACACATACGAGCGATCAGGCCCAAATGAGTGCGGCGGCGCCGGCCAAAACCGGCGGCAGTCCGAAATCCGGCAACAGCGAAACGTTTTTAATTTCCGTCGACTTAGCGGGTGACGATTCGATTCGAGGTTCCCTTGAACAACTGACCGACGATGCACTTTCGCTGGATACTCCCTGGCAGTCCAATTTGCAAATTCCGCTCTTGCAAGCGCAGGGTTTTTTGCTCGAGCAGGCCACGCCGGAGGCAAAAAAACGGTACGCCCAGCGCCGCGCCCAGCCGGGCAACGACGATTTGGCCATCGTCCTGGCGAAAGATGGCAAACTGGCGGAAATTGCCGGCCGCATCAAAAAGTGGGAAGGCCAGCAATTGCGGTTTGTCTACGAAGGTGAAGAACATTCCATCGCTGGGGATCGTTTGCAGGCTATGGTGTTTGCGGCTCATCCCGCCGCCCATCCCACGCACGCCGCGCAGCAAGTGGTGCAACTATCGAATGGCGATGTGCTTTCCGGCAGTTGGCAAGGGCTGGCCGAGGGCAAAATTGCTCTGCAAATGCCCTGGAAAACGACGTGGGAAATTCCGCTGAATAGCGTGAGCGAAATATCCACGCGCAACGGGAACCTCGTGCATCTTTCCGATCAGCAACCGGTTACCGCGGAGCAAACGCCGTACTTCGGGCGGTTGCTAAGTTACCATCGTGATGAATCGCTCGACGGCGGCCCGTTGAAAATGAAAGGCAAAACCTACGCCAAAGGCTTGGCCGTCCATTCGCGCTGCGTGCTCAATTACGCGCTGGACGGCCAATTCTCCACGTTCAAAACCACCGTCGGTTTCGACGATGCGGCCGGAACCCACGGCAACGTGGCCTGCCGCGTGCTGGCCGATGGAAAAGAACTGTTCGCCAAGCCCGAGTTGCGGGCCGATCAAGACCCGCAAGTATTAGAGCTTTCCGTCAGCGGCGCGAAATTACTGACGCTGGAAGTCGACTTCGGCAAAGACGAAGACATTCAAGACCGCGTGATTTGGGCCGAACCGCGTCTGTATCGGAAATAAATGTGCAATCGGTAATAACGCGTGGCCAAGAGCTCTCTTCCGAGAACCAACAGCATGCCAACTCGCTGCTCATTCCAATCCGTTCGAGTTTCACACAGGGCATCCTGGATCGGGCTACTACTGGCGGTGATGGTCCACCAAAGCGTTTGGGCTCAAACCCTTCCGTTGGAAATTCATGAATGGTCGGTCTGGGTTACGGAGGTCAATCAAACGCAGCTCAACGCCGTGGGGGGCTATCCCAGCGCCATGCCGGGCTTAGTCGATACGTTCCGCAGCCGCAAGGCTGAGCCCGATCATCCCGACGTCGCCCCGCTGAGCGTGATCACGTTTTCCGGCCCGCCTACCGATCCGGTCGACGTTTTGCTGCGCATGACCAGCGGCCGATTTGTGGGGCAGTGGCCGGAAGCCGAAACGAAAAACAATCGCCTGGCCTGGCACGATTTGAAATTGAACACCGAGCCCGGCGACGCCACGTTAGGCTTTGTGCCCGAAGACCATTGGTTTGTCAAAGCCCGCCAACTTGATGTATTGCATGTGCTGCACGGCGCGCGGGCGGAGCGGTTCATCGCCTACGATCCGGAGTTGAATGTCTCGCTGGCGCTACGCGTCGAAGGCGGTCCCGATAAATACAAGCTGTACAACAGCGGCAAATATCCATTGAAAGATGTGCTGATGGTCGCGCCCGCATCCGGCGGCCAGCGCATCGGTTGGCTGGACGATTTGCCGGCCTCCAAAAAAGCGCAAGCAGCGGACAAAACGGGCACTGCCAAAGAGGCGACCGCCAAAGACGATGCAAACGATTCCCGTAAGGCTACCGGCGCCGCCGCGGTCAATGCCGTGGCGAACGTTCTGCAAGCAGTTACGGGCTCAGCCGGTTCGGCCAACGGCGACTCCGCGGCCAATTCGGCGGAAAAAACATCTGCCAAATCCGACGCCGATAAGGCCGACGCCACGCCGTCGGACCCGCCCGTCGAAATCGAAATGACGGGCCCCTTGGACGAAGCGCAGCTACAAGCCAAGGCCATTGCGCCCTTAAGACAACATCTGATCGCCGCCGGCCTAAAAGAGAGCGAAGCGGATTTGCTGCTGTCGATGTACAGCAATGCGTTTTTTCATTCGGCCGAGCCGGTGCTGCTGGCCCGGCTGCCGCAAGCGACCATCGACGATTTACTGCCGTTGGAAGTCGATCCCGACACCGCCAAGATTTCCCGTGTGGCATTGGTGATGGTTTTCAAAATCGATCCACAAATTCGCGATCAGGTCAAAACCTTGGTGGCGCAACTGGCCGACAACAGCTACGAAAAGCGCGAACAGGCTGAAGCCCGGCTTCGCGATTTAGGTCGCATGGCCGTCCCGGCGCTCAAGGAAGCCGCCAAAAGCAGCGACCCCGAACAAGTCATGCGCGCCGAGCGCCTGCTGATCCGCCAAGGCGAAAAGCTGGATGGAAAATAGATTTTCTCTCGTTCGAGTGCGCCAGTCTTGCGAACCTCCAAGCCGCTGCGATAATCTATCCCGTTCAGGCTGCGGCCCCATTTTCGACGGCATTGGTTTTTCGGGCAGCGGCCTTTGCACCCGTAGCTCAATTGGATAGAGCATCAGTCTTCGGAACTGAGGGTTGGGGGTTCGAGTCCCTCCGGGTGTACTGCACAGGATGGTTACCAGTCCCCATTTAGCGTCAGTTTTGCTTTTGGTAGGCCTCTCGGGGGGCGCACAGCCAAAAAAACCTTAAAATCAGCTAGCCAGACTATTCAAAATGCTGGACACCGCCGACTTTTTTGGTGAGAATGCTACCGGCACTGACGTGCCAAATTGATGGTGGTGGGGGCGATCTTCGCACGGATCGGCAGGGGGAGGCATTCAAATGAGGCCAGCAGCCTCAAGCGGGCATTGCGGCGCTATCGCCGTACACTCTTTGATTGGCACAGTCGCTCTGACGCGGGGGTCACGATTGCGCTGTAGTATTCAGACCGCCAGCGGAGTTCTTATCCTGCTTGCCGTGTTCTTGCTTGGCCCATTGCCATCCCAAGCGCAAGTGACCCTCACTGAAAACAGCAACACCAATTGGACGATTACCAATCATGCAGGGCTCACGGTGGTCTTTGATCCCAATGCCCAAGACATTACTTCCATTAAATTGAACGGCAGCTCCAATCTGATTTCCGAATTGGACGAAGAAACGGCCAGCGCCGGAATCGGAAACGGAACCTGGGCCTTCAATTCGCAGCTTGGGCCGAACAACAGTTACGTCGATGTGTCGGCTACCATGGCCTCTTCGGGCACCAGCGGAAATGCCATCACGTATTCCATCCACTACATTGTATTTGACAATGACCCAACGGTTCACGCGTATGAAGCAGTAAGCCACGCTTCGACCGATCCCGCCTGGAGTCAAGGGCAGGGCCAGTTTCTGTTTCGCGGGGTTACTTCTGGAGGAGTTTTTACCTCTACGTACCAGCAAAACACGGGCCCCAATAATCTACCCGGCGTAAGTGCTGCGTTCCCGCCCCTCACCTCCGGTTACGTAGGCCAAACGGTTCAGAACGTAACCTACCAAATCACTTCGCCGGGCGTGGCCGGCGACAATGGAACCAACTTTTTCACGAAATACGATACATCCACATACGTGCAATTCGATCAAGGGCAGACCTTGTACGGTCCCAGTTATGGCGTCACGGGGGTCATTCCGTCGACCGAATCGATGACCGGCGGGCCCACCAAACAGGATTTGGCTTTCACCGATCCGGCCATCATCAACGTCGAGTACAATTCCGACCACTATGGCATCGATGGTTCCGGATCAGGAGCATACCCGGGCTACGGAATCAACCTCCCGGCGGGCGACGCCACCAATATTGTGTATGGACCGTTTGCATTTAACGTGCAGTCGATGTCAGGAAGAACCGGCGCGCAAGTCTATCAGTCAGCGGTCAATAATATTCCTACATATTTGTCCGAGTACAACTCCGATGCGGCCTTGGTTTCGGCCGGTTATGTTCCCCGGACTGCGACAACACGGGGCAACATCAGCATGACCGCTGCGAATTCCGCCGGTTGGAGTAGCAACACGGCAAATAACACGGCGGTGCTTTCTGAAAACGGCGTGAACATGCAGGAATCGACGCTGGGCAGCCAGTATTGGGTTCAGCTCGGTCAAAACGGAAACGGGTCGATTAGTAATGTTGTACCGGGAACCTACCGTTTAACCCTGTACCAGCTTGGTCAATGGGGAGAAACGCGCTACAACAACGTTCCCATTGTGGCAGGGCAAACAAGTCTTCCGCAGAATGCGACGTTCACGCCGGAGAATTTCGGAACTTCCCCGCCCATTTGGACCATCGGCACGCCCAATCGCTCCGCCAATGAATTCACCAACGGCCACGATTCGTCCGTGGTCCTCGGTTCTTCCGGTCCCGATAAACGGCAGTATTACGGCGCCTACGACTACTGGGCCGAAATGGCCACGTTAGGCCACAACGGGTTTGTTTCGTACAACGCCACCGCCACCACCATTAATAGTGTGGCTGTTCCGGCCACCAATGACCCCAATGCGTGGATTGCCAATCAATGGCAAACCTTTAACCCTCCATTGTACGATTCGGCCAATGGTACTACGGACAACTATACGAATACTTGTCCAGCTTACGTTACCGCGGGCGGGGGACCGGCCAACTATCATGGCTCGGCCTGGCAAGTTCACTTTACGACAACAAGCACGCAACGTGCCCAAGGACAGTATGTAGTCCTTTCCGTGGCTGTGTTAGCGCTGGATGCCAGTCTAGTGGTCACGCTGAATGGGCATTCGGAAACCTGGACCTACAACAATTTTTCGCCCGACGACCCGATGACTCGCAGTGGCGATGCCGGTTTTTATCAATGGGCTGCTTTCCAGTTTCCAATTGCTGATCTCAATGCCGATGGTGTCGACGACGAATTCACTTTTGGCGTCAGTAGCCACACCAACGGCATGATGTATGACGCCCTGCGCATGGAAATTACCAACACCTCTGCCAGCCCTTCCACCACAGGCTGGTTCGACTATACCTACATCAACGGAGGTTCGCAGACTGCCCCCAATGATGCGGCGGGCTTGTCTCTAACGGTAAACTTAGTGCCCGAGCCATCTTCTATTGTTCTGCTCGCCATTGGCTCAATGTTCGTCTTCCGCCTACGAAGACGTGCGGTTAAGCCCATGGCCGTTTGATCATGGCCGACAAGCACATCTGACCCCCAACCCGCCGGAATCGAATTGTTCCTTTTCAACTGCCGCCCAGCCCCC
Protein-coding sequences here:
- a CDS encoding polysaccharide lyase family protein, whose translation is MTLTENSNTNWTITNHAGLTVVFDPNAQDITSIKLNGSSNLISELDEETASAGIGNGTWAFNSQLGPNNSYVDVSATMASSGTSGNAITYSIHYIVFDNDPTVHAYEAVSHASTDPAWSQGQGQFLFRGVTSGGVFTSTYQQNTGPNNLPGVSAAFPPLTSGYVGQTVQNVTYQITSPGVAGDNGTNFFTKYDTSTYVQFDQGQTLYGPSYGVTGVIPSTESMTGGPTKQDLAFTDPAIINVEYNSDHYGIDGSGSGAYPGYGINLPAGDATNIVYGPFAFNVQSMSGRTGAQVYQSAVNNIPTYLSEYNSDAALVSAGYVPRTATTRGNISMTAANSAGWSSNTANNTAVLSENGVNMQESTLGSQYWVQLGQNGNGSISNVVPGTYRLTLYQLGQWGETRYNNVPIVAGQTSLPQNATFTPENFGTSPPIWTIGTPNRSANEFTNGHDSSVVLGSSGPDKRQYYGAYDYWAEMATLGHNGFVSYNATATTINSVAVPATNDPNAWIANQWQTFNPPLYDSANGTTDNYTNTCPAYVTAGGGPANYHGSAWQVHFTTTSTQRAQGQYVVLSVAVLALDASLVVTLNGHSETWTYNNFSPDDPMTRSGDAGFYQWAAFQFPIADLNADGVDDEFTFGVSSHTNGMMYDALRMEITNTSASPSTTGWFDYTYINGGSQTAPNDAAGLSLTVNLVPEPSSIVLLAIGSMFVFRLRRRAVKPMAV
- a CDS encoding NPCBM/NEW2 domain-containing protein; its protein translation is MIQPILKRMLLWMALALLASAAATTGLFAADTGADKSADKSGDKGAEMPAQPQPSEARQVIVLTADDKEIKGALLDVVEGALKVDSQPPQSIDLLDLQKLTFGVAAGLSTKWIGQDQHDFVQVGSPLSGNGIQDVHVRLLGLPAQKQVQQIRLVLRSPPHVWLMEPADSPSWRLLLQRTPQSSSADVYFEPPAVDLYDHELQFILTYSDNSTDKLSVKADTHTSDQAQMSAAAPAKTGGSPKSGNSETFLISVDLAGDDSIRGSLEQLTDDALSLDTPWQSNLQIPLLQAQGFLLEQATPEAKKRYAQRRAQPGNDDLAIVLAKDGKLAEIAGRIKKWEGQQLRFVYEGEEHSIAGDRLQAMVFAAHPAAHPTHAAQQVVQLSNGDVLSGSWQGLAEGKIALQMPWKTTWEIPLNSVSEISTRNGNLVHLSDQQPVTAEQTPYFGRLLSYHRDESLDGGPLKMKGKTYAKGLAVHSRCVLNYALDGQFSTFKTTVGFDDAAGTHGNVACRVLADGKELFAKPELRADQDPQVLELSVSGAKLLTLEVDFGKDEDIQDRVIWAEPRLYRK